A genomic window from Candidatus Pelagisphaera phototrophica includes:
- a CDS encoding CPBP family intramembrane glutamic endopeptidase: MEIFEKIRSGNRLAKWNINPIDFGLFICFVFMGSFLLSGLFANGYAYLIGGEPDLESLPIVIASGFGLQLSSVLAWLLFKFFVTYESEDRPDSFKKSVKIGVVGFTCIYLALIPSMLVWKALLDALQFEYEYQLPVLLVQGGGSPLEMSLMALLIVVVAPICEEIVYRGFLFRYLNRRVSLGFAIAISSGIFAMMHLNLYSFLALFILGGGLCLVYRLSGNIVSSITIHVLFNLVNLLMIFFIEPIQL, encoded by the coding sequence ATGGAGATCTTTGAGAAAATACGAAGCGGCAATCGATTGGCCAAATGGAATATCAATCCCATTGATTTTGGGCTCTTCATTTGCTTCGTTTTTATGGGATCCTTTCTTTTGTCAGGACTCTTTGCTAATGGCTACGCGTACCTAATTGGCGGAGAGCCAGACCTCGAGTCACTACCCATAGTCATCGCCTCTGGATTTGGACTTCAATTGAGCAGCGTGCTGGCCTGGCTCTTGTTTAAGTTTTTCGTAACTTATGAAAGTGAGGATCGACCGGATAGCTTCAAAAAATCGGTTAAAATCGGAGTTGTGGGATTCACCTGCATTTATCTCGCCCTCATTCCATCCATGTTGGTCTGGAAGGCGCTTCTTGACGCACTTCAGTTCGAATATGAGTACCAGTTGCCCGTCCTGCTCGTCCAAGGCGGAGGATCGCCTCTCGAGATGAGCCTGATGGCCCTCCTAATCGTAGTAGTGGCCCCGATTTGCGAAGAGATCGTTTATCGGGGATTCCTCTTTCGCTATCTTAATCGCCGTGTATCCCTTGGTTTCGCAATCGCAATTTCATCCGGCATCTTCGCCATGATGCATTTGAATCTCTACAGTTTCCTCGCCCTTTTCATTCTGGGAGGGGGACTCTGTCTCGTTTACAGGCTTTCCGGAAACATTGTATCCAGTATTACAATCCACGTTTTATTCAATTTAGTGAATCTACTTATGATATTCTTTATTGAACCTATTCAACTATGA